The following is a genomic window from Acidobacteriota bacterium.
CCAGGGTCTGGTTATTGCTAAAGAATGTGGAACCGCTTTTTGACTGTTGGTTCTGGGGAAGATTCTGCCCGGAGTCCTGGAGGGAAAAACTTCCCATGCTGAAGCCGCCCTGCTGAGAACCCCCCTGGCCCGCCTGCGGGTTTGTTTGCGCCGCAGGAGATTCAGGTTGCGGTCCTGTGTTGCCGCTGTTCGTGCCTGGCGGCTTGTTCTGCTGTTTGCCGGGCGGCGCAAGGAGTTTGGAATCGAGGATGACACCGGTGGCTGTGGCATGGATGAATCGCCATTTGCCGCTCCGGGTCATAGGGTCTGGGTAATCTTTTCGCAAAAAGCTCAGGTTGTTGGTGTGGAGCAGTTCTTTTACCGAGGTGGGATAGCGTTTAAACTGCTCATGGAACAGAATGATCGCGCGGGCGTACTGTTCGCCGCGAAAGATCAGCTCCTTTTCCTTCTGCCGCTGGCCCTCGACGTAAATGCTGGGCAGCGCCGCGGCCAGAGAGATCAGCAACAACGTGGCCATCATCATCACGATCAGCAGAATATAGCCCGCTTCTGAGGAATCCATTCCTTGCCGCCCGGAGTGCGGCTTACTGGACCAGGGGGATGGGTAATTGGGCTTTTTCACCTGAAGCTCCGTCCTGGACTTCAACATTCATGGAAGTAATCTTAAGGATCCTGAACCGTTTCGAGACAATGTCGCCATCGTGGACAATGTAAACCTCGTCTGTGTCCGTAAGGTAGGCTTCCGCCCCGATGCCGCGCCTTTCGGAATACCCGATGGCCCGCAGCGGAATTTGCGGGAACAGAGGCCCTGAGCTGGTACTGGCCGTCATGGCGTCGGCCCGCGCCATCATGGCCTTCTGAGCGGGAGTCAGTTGCGGAGCTCCGAAATCGAAGGGATTGCGGCCGACGCCCGGGAGTGGTTTTGGCCGGTACTCGTCAAGGTTTTGCACCTGCATCGAGGTAACGGAGCCGGCGGAAGCGGCCGCTTTCTTCGTGGGATCAGGCGCGGACTTTGGGGCCGGCGCGGAAACAGTTGCTTCCGGCTGCGCGCTCGCGGCAGGATTGCCCGTGAACTCTGATACGAGTCTGAAAACCAGAAACAGGCACAGCCCAGCCAGGACGACGGCGCCGGCCTTTTCGATATTTTTCCGGTTCTTCATGGCGTCAGATAGAGGACCCCGCCAAGCCGCAGGTTCACGGTGTTGCCCTGCCCGGCCGAAAATGAGAAGTTCCTCACCAGAATCAGGTCGTCGGTTGTTTCAAGCGAATGGGCAAAATTCAACAAGTTTGCAAACGGGCCTTCCACAGTTACATCCAGACCCAGCTGGTCAAACGGTTCGCCTTTCTCTGAGCTCAGTTTATAACTCAAGTTGTCCAGTTGCACTCCAGTCTTATGGGTGAGTGTGCTGACCAGGCGCGCCGCATCTGAAAAAACCCGCTGCCGTGGTGGAACATGGTCCTTGAGATAATCTTTCAGCTTGTCATCCGCGGCAGGAAGGGCCGCCTGGAATTTTTCGAGCCGCGCCACATTGGCCTTCTGAAGCTGCAGCCGCAGGGACGCCTGCTGACAGGCTTTCTCAGCCTGAAGGGCCTTTGCCCGCTGCGGCCGGACAACCAGGAAATAGAGGGCCAGGTCAATGGCCACGACCGTAAGGGCGGCGGTTTCGAAAAACCGGATGATTTTCTTTCGACGCTCTCTTCTCATATCTGGGATCAGTTGCCTGATGCCGGTGTTAATCCAACGTATTTCGCCGTACAGACCAGCGCGATTTCCTGCGTGCCCCTCCCGCTTCCGCCTCGAAAGCCCTGGCTCTTGATGAGGACGTCACTGAAGTCATTCGACCCTTCCAGATTGTTCAGAAAAGTCTCGATGGACTCTTCGTCCTTTCCCATAACGGCAAACTGCACTTCGGGTTTTGCCGCTGACGAGGAGGCAAGAGCAAGGCCGTTGAGGCGGGCAGATGGTGGCAACAATCTGCTGACTTTGAACGTGAGGTCCGTGAGAGAAAATTGTCTCTGGCTGATCAGCTGGTTCACGAATTCCGTCTTCTGAACCAGGCTCCTGAACTCAGGGCGGTCAATCTGGCGGCGCAGGCTGGCTTCCTTTAAGCTCAATGCCGCTCCCTGTGACTGCGATTCGGCGAGTGACTTCTGCGCCCTGTGGGCGCGCTGCATATAACGGATGGCCAAGCCCGCAAACCAGAGCAGCACAATGGCCGACAGGGCAAGCGTGGGCACTGCCCAGGCAAGCGCGTAACGCTCACGGCGGTCAGAGGTAACAGCAAGGTTGAAATAAACTTTCATATTTAAGCGGCGTTCACCAGCAGTCCGGAGACTGTGGCGCCGAACTCATTAAAAATCTGCCCTTCTTCAACAGTAAGCTTCATACGGACGGGCAGCGCGGGCGACACCACAGCGGCAACATCCCGTCCCATTTTCTTTTCAAGCTCCATGATCCAGCTTCGGGGCACGGCTGGCCGCGCGCAGATGCAGACCCGGCTGATTTCCAGTTTCAAGTGGTCAAGAGAAGCCGCCAGGGTCCGCACAGCCTCTTCGGTAACCGCCGCCAGCCCCTCATCAACCGACTTTCCATTCATTGTCTGGTTTCTCCACAACCTGATCTGCCGGCCTTTGGCAACAACCGCCGTGAGGTGGGTCGGCGAAATGTTCAACAGCATTTCGCCCTCCCCGGCGTTTTCGTTCAGCAGGGGCAGCAGCGCCGCCGTGGCTGGCAGCACCACATTGACGTCACCATTCAGAGCGTCGAGGACCGATTCATACTCCGCCAGCACAGACTTCCGCACAGCCATGACAACCGCTTCGAGACCCTCCGGCTCCTTGGGCGCAACCTCAAAGCTGAGGCGGGCTTCTTCGAGCGGGAACGGAAGCAAGGGTTTCATCTTCCACCGGACCAGCGATTCCTGCTCCCTGTGGTCGGAAGGCAGCGTCTGAAAATCCAGGATGCTCACGCGCACCGCCCCGTCGGGCAGCAGCAAGCCGAAAGGCCCTCTCTCCGTCCCGAGAGCGCTGGCCACGCCGCGCGCCCTCCGGGCCACTTCGTCCAGCCTCACGATGTTGGGACGGCCCAGTGACGGCGTAATAGCGCCCGCATCCAGCTCTCCCAGCGCCACGCTGGCTACCCTTCGGAATGACCTGAAGATGCGCGCGCCCAGAATATATTCCGGCTGGAATTCAAAGACAGTCGCGGGCAAAGAGATCTTCCGTTTCGCGGGAGCGCGGAACGGGCCCGGCTTCCCAGTGGAAGAAGCCGTTTTAAACAATACCTGGCCAAGTGATGGTTTATTCAACAAATGTGACCTTATTAATTTCCTTCAGTGTTGTAACTCCCTGGCGAACCTTGTCCAGCGCTGCTTCGCGCAGCGTCTTCATCCCTTCGTCACGGGCCGCCTGGCGGATTTCCGACGAAGGGCGCTTATCCAGAATCAACTCGCGGATCCTGTCGGAAAGCGCCAGCAGTTCGCCGATTGCGGTCCGGCCGCGAAATCCCGTCTGGCTGCAATGCTGGCAGCCTGCACCCTCATAAAAAACAACTCCCGCCCATTTGATGGGATCAATTCCGGACTCTTCGAACAGCTCGCGAGGGGTGGTAACGGCGCGCTTGCACTGCTCGCAAACCATGCGAAGGAGGCGCTGGGCAAGAATGCAGTTGAGCGCCGAAACAAAGTTGTAGGGCTCCACGCCCATGTTCAGGAAACGGCCCAGCACGTCCACCACGTTATTGGCGTGGACTGTGGTAAACACCAGGTGGCCCGTCAGGGCCGACTGGATGGCAATTTGAGCGGTCTCATTGTCGCGGATTTCGCCCACCATGATCTTGTCCGGATCGTGCCGCAAAATCGACCTTAATCCCCGGACAAATGTGAGCCCCTTCTTCTCGTTGACAGGAATCTGCGTGATGCCGCGGATCTGGTATTCTACGGGATCTTCAATCGTTATGATCTTGTCTTCGTCGGTCTTGATTTCCGACAGCGCCGCATAGAGCGTGGTGGTCTTGCCGCTGCCCGTCGGTCCGGTCACCAGGACCATGCCGTAAGGTTCGCGAATGAAACGCCGCAGGCGCTTAATCTCGCGGTCGGAAAAGCCCAGGATGTCCAGGCGAAGCTGCCGAAACTTCTCATGCAGGGATTCTTTATCGAGAATACGCAGCACCGCGTCCTCGCCGTGGATGGAAGGCATGATGGACACGCGGAAGTCAATAGGACGCCCGCGGTAGCTGACCCTGAAACGGCCGTCCTGCGGGACGCGCCTTTCTGCAATGTCAAGGTCCGCCATCACCTTAATGCGGCTGATCACGTTCGATTGATGTTCGTAGGAAAGCGGGTTCATGGCCTGCTGGAGAGCTCCGTCTATCCGGTACTTGACCACCATCGAGTTATCGCGGCTCTCCAGATGAATATCACTGGCGCGCCGTTCCAGCCCCGCGAAAACAATCGAATCCACGAGCCGGATAACCGGGCTGACATCGCGCTCGCCGACCAGTTGCTCAAGCGAAAGATTTTCGTGCCCGTTCTCTTCTTCGCGGATGACGTCGAGGCGAAACTCGACGGTAGCTTCGTCCAGCACGCGCTGGGAGGGGTCGGTCTTGCTGAGGAATTCCTTCACCTGGCTGGGGGCGGCCACCTTGACCACAAGCTGGCGGTCCAGCCGCATCGCCAGTTCGTCCAGGCGGGCCAGATTGGAAGGGTCGCCAACGGCGATGGAAAGCTCTCCATTGTGGGCCTCGAGCGGCAGGAACTGGTAGTCCAGCATGACGTCCAGAGGAATAGACCGCAGGACGTCGGGGTCTGGACGCAAATCGCGCAGGTCAACAAACTCAAAGCAGTAACGGGCAGCAGCGCGTCTGGCCGTCGCAAGTTCTTCTTCGGGATCAACCACCATTCCGGAAAGTGGGTTATCTTCCATCAATGCACCTGGGCCGCCAGTGAAAACAGCGGCAAATAAAACGCTATCAGTACAAAAAGTACCACAATCGCGATGGCGGCGATCATGATGGGATCCACCATGGCCACCAGTGTCGAAAGGTCGATATTGACGTCTTCTTCAAAAAACTCGGCAACCGACTCGAGCATACTCGGGAGTGCGCCCGTAGTTTCCCCCACTTCGATCATATCGAGCGCCATGGGAGGGAAAAAGCCGGTCATGCGAAGGCTTTCGCTCAGCGGGCGCCCCCCCATCACTTCTATTCTAGCCTTCTCCAGCCCGCCCGCCAGCAGGGGGCTCGATACCGACCCCGCCGAGCTTTGGAGCGCTGCCACGATGGGAAGCCCACCTTGCAGCAGCGTTGAAAGCGTGCGTACGAACTCGGCCACGGAAAATTTAAGGAGCAATTTTCCTGCCACAGGTAAGCGAAACTTCAGCTTGTCCCATTGCAGGCGCGCCGCGTGAGACCGGCCTGCCGCGCGCAGGGCTAGAATCGCGATCACAATCCCGGCCAACACAAAGACGCCCATCCGTTTGATGGCAAGACCCAGGCTGATCACAAACATGGTGAGCGGAGGCATGGGAACGTTTAATTCGTTATAGAGCTGGGAAAACCTGGGAATGATGAACGTATCAATGAGAACAATGAGCCCCGTCAGAAAGATCAGCAGAAAAGCCGGATAAACCAGCGCAGACACAAACTTCTTGCGGAATGACCGTGCTGTTTTCTGGTAGGTGACGTACTGGCTCAAGACCTTGTCCAGAGTACCGCTGCGCTCACCAGCCCGAAGAGTCGCGCAATAAATCTTAGGGAACTTACCCATGGACTCGAAGGCCTCAGAGAGCAGGGCCCCGCCGCGAACCCTTTCCTTCACCTCATCCACCGCCGCCCGAAGGCTTTCGCTCCGGGTCTGGCGGGCCAGCATTTCCAGCGATTTCTGCAGCGGCAGACCTGACTTGGAGAGCGTCATAAACTGCTGGTTAAAAATCAGGAGGTCATCCTCCCTGATCTTGCTTCGGCGGGGCGGCCCAACCCGCATGGCGAGAATGGACTTGGGCCTGACGGAAAAAATGTAGTATCCCTGCGAGGCCAGGCGCGCGCGCAGTTCTCCTTCCGACGACGCTTCGTGCGTCTCGTTGAGGACCTGCCCGGCCCCTGTCGCGATCCTGCAAACGAATTCGCCCATACCTACCAACTATTGTAGGGTGTTCCATCCAGCGATTCTGCGGTGGAGCCGCTGTGGACGTCCACCACGCCCGGCACCGTCTGCTCCGGGCTCAAAGGGACTTCTTCAATGTCAGCCTGCCAGGTCTGGTTGGACCCGGTGAAAGGATCAACAGGCAAACCTCCCCGCAAATAACCGGCCTGCACGAGATCGTCCAGCGATTCCGGAGGCTGGTTCTTGTCCAATGTGTACTGGTCGATCAGCTTTCGCATCGTGAACAGATCGTCATGCAGGACCGTTTCACGCGCACGGATGATAGCCACGCGATAGCTGGGAGCGGCAATTGCTGCAAGGATCAGAATCAGCGTGAGCACCACCATCAGTTCAAGCAGCGTGAAGCCCTTCTTCGCCTCCGTATCTCTCCGGGTAACTCCAGATACCAAAGTGAAACACCTACCACTCCGCATAAGGGATCCCATTCATGCCAATTCCCTGGCTCTTCGAGAAGACATCAAAAACGTCCTGGCCGCCCCAGCTCTGGGAGTCCGGGTCGTCCTGCATGGAGCGCATCCCCCAATCCGTAGCACCCGTCATCGGGTCAACAGGAATATTTCGGAGAAATTTATACTTGTCCTTGCTGCCTTTCAACGGGACCCCTTTAACCAGCGTCTCCAGCGTGGGTGGATAGCCGTATGTGTCCATCTGGGTAGGGATCATGCCACTGTCGGCAAAGTCCTTATACCGGTCGATGGCACTCCGCATGGTCCTGAGCTCTTCCTTTAATTCACTCTCTTTTTGCCGCCTGACTACCATGCTAGCCACCGGGAGCGCGACCGTGGTGAGCAACAGCATGATCGTCATTGCAGCAATCAGCTCCACCAGGGTAAAACCAGCACTGGCAGGCTGCAAATTCACCCGTTTTCGAATTGAACGCATCATCGCCGTTGCGGTGGCAATCCCTGGGAAGGAGGCTCAGGGCTGGGTGTTACAGGTACGGCAGGGCGCCCAGGTGCTGAAGTGGAAGGGGTTGATGTTGTTGTGCCAGGCTGCGAAGGGGGTTGCGTCGCAGCAGTCTCCACGGATGATTCCGGCAGGCGGATAATCCGCGGAGTCAGCATGATGAGCACGTCCGTTTGCTGCTTTTCGTGTTTAGTGTCGCTGAAAAAGTACTTCAGCCCTGGGATCTGGCCAAGTCCGGGAACGCCCGAATGGGTCTCCGTATCCGTCGTCTGGAGCAAGCCGCCTAGCACACTGGTTTCTCCTTCTTCCAACCGAATGTCATGCTCAATTTGCCGTTGGCCAAACGTCGGCTCGTTCACGCCGGCAATGCTGACCGACGGCTGCACCGATGAAATATCAATCTTTGCATGGATCGCGATTTCACCGTTGGGCAGCAGGTGCGGCGTCAGGTCCACATTGACTCCGACATCCTGAAACTGGAATTGCGTATTGGTGACCAACCCGCCAAATCCCGCGCCCGTTTGATTTGATCCCGGTACGGAGGCGGTAGGCAAACCAAAGCTGCCGGTGGCGTAGGGCACGCGGCTCCCGATTCGCAGCGTTGCGGTCTCTCCATCCGTCACGCGAACCTCGGGGCTCTGCAAAATGTGCGTTGTCGAATCATTCAGGATGGCGGTGGCAATAGCGCTCGGAACCACCAGTCCAAAGTCATTCGTCGAGATGTGCCCGGCGAGGCTCGCCCTGCTTGCCGGGTTGTAAATCGCACCCGACTGGAATCCATTGACCACGGCGCCCGAAGCAGGGTTAACAGTCGCTGGCGTCAGCCCCAGCTCTCTCACCCGGTCGGCGTCAGCTTCCAGGACCGTAACGTCCACCATAATCTCGGCCCTGCCATGGTCCAGGTCGTGTATCAAGTTAACAGCTTCCTCTACTTTTTCTGGAGTGTCACGGATGATGATGGCGTTGGCGCCCGGGTTGTCGATTATCCGCTGAATACCCAGAATTTGTTTCAGAGCTGTCGTAATTGCCGTCCGGTCGGCAGGCTTCAAGGAGTTATCCAGGAAGACCGTCTTCATAACTTCGTCCTGATAATCGCGCCGGTTTGCAGGGTTGTCAGGAACAACCAGAATAGTGTTCGATGTAATCACCCTCCAGAACGTGTGGGTCTGCAAAGAAAGGACGTGCAATGCATTCTCAATGGTCACATTATTCAGGTCCAGCGAAACAGGTTGGGCCTGAAAGTCAGCCGTGAATACGACATTCAGTCCGGCAAGCTTCGAGAGGGTCTCATAGACCCTTTTACTGTCGGAGCTGATCCGGAAGTGAGTTAACGGTTCAGTCGGCAGGGGCCTCAACTCAGCTGCTGCGGGTTGCTCCTGGCGTTGGCTGGCCTGGATGGCCTCTTTCAAATCTTTTTCGCGCTCCTGTTTGGCGGTGATTTCCTTGGACAACAGCCGGGCGAGTTCCTGTTTTGCGGCCTGGTTGCTGGGGTCAATGCTGGCGGCCTTCTGAAACTCTCCAGTCGCTTCCGGCACCCGCTCCTGGCGCAGGAATTCTTTCCCTTTCTCCAGATGGAACTGCGAAGCTTCCATTCGCGCGTGCGCCTCCCGGAGTTGATAATCGGTGTTCGCAGGCTGTGACTGCGAAGCCTTCTCATAGTTGATCAGCGCCGTGTCCCAGTCCTTCCTGAGTTCTGCCTTGTGCCCTCTCTGGAAGTACACATTACCAGGAGCACAAGCCATGCAAACAAGCAGACCCGCCAGCGCCGATACACCTGTCAACCGCCGCTTCATGGACAGCTCCCCACGCGATCACAATATCATAAGTAGAGTCCATTATCGGCGAAGAAGTTGTCTGAAAGCAAGGGAAGCAATACAAAATACCCGCTTTTATGTAGCCTATCGAAGGAATTAACTAGTTAGGTAATGGAATGTGCTAGAATTGCAGCTTGAGTTCAACAACAAATTAAGGAGGCCAACGTGGGTAAGGTATTGCGATGTCGCGACTTGGGCACCAATTGTCCAAAGGAAATGCGGGCAGAAAGCGAAGGAGAACTGATGAAGCTGGCGGCCGAACACGCCGAAAAAGACCATGGAATTAACACCGCCAACATTCCACCGGAGATGCTCCAAATGGTCAAAGCCTCGATCAAAGACGATTAAACAAGATTTCTCGGGCCACAACCCGAACCAGGCTTACCGGAATCCAGCTTTCAGAAGTAATGGCTGGGCATAACGGACGGCATTATCGGCTCAATCCCGTTAAACGCGAGAATTACAGACGAGGATTGCAGGTGCTGTTTCCAAAAAGGAAAAGCCCCTGTCGGCTAGACGGCAGGGGCTTGATTTCCCTTGTGTACCAGGAAGTTACTGGGCCTGAGGCTCCGCTGCTTCCTTTTTCTTCTTCGAAGCCTTCTTTTCCTTTTTCTTGGAAGAATGCTTCTTCTTCGCTTCCTTCTTCGCAGGTGCAGATTGAGCAGTTGATTCAGCCGGGGCTTCCTGCGAGAATGCCGGCATTGACAGAGTAAAAGCGACTGCCAGCATTGCAAACAGTGTCAAAAGTTTTTTCATACTCGGAGGTTCCTCCTTAAAAGTAGGGTCTTGCGTTCATGGGTAAGAGCAAGAGCGGGGCCAAACACGATGATACCGACTTCAATCCGCATGCCAATGATTTATAAGGTGATCCGAAACAGCAAAATAATCGTGCCGCCAATTCAGCCGTGGGCCACGGGATCTGCCACACCGGTTGGTGCATCTCTGCACTAGCTCGTATATGGGGCTTACCTGAAAAAAAGGATCACCACGACGAGGATCCATGGAACGCCAGGCCCTGGGCTAAGCAACTGCTGGCCGAGGCGTCGCTTCTTCACATTCCACTGTCACTGTCGCCGATTCGAGTCCCGGCGATGTAACCTTAACAGTGATCCCCCCAGCCTCTTTGGTAGATTGCATGATAGCGGTGCACAGACCGTGGAAGACAAGCCGCTGGTTCGCCTTGTCAGCTTCGTGACTCGAGGGATCACCGTTGCCGACGCCGAGCAGCTTGCCATTGCCAGAGACCTCAAACGCGATCAGGTTGTGGGCCACGGGAACTACGCGCCCCTGCGGGTCCACAACGCTCACGGCAATAACCGAAACGTCTTCACCATCCGCGCTTATCCTGGCCCTGTCGGCCTGGAGAGTGATTCTGGCTGGATCGCCGGTGGTTTCCCTCTTCGCCGTCATGACCTGGCGTCCGCCCCTGTAACCACGAGCTTCGATTGTCCCCGGCACGTAGTTTACTTTCCAGGCCGCGTGCGCATTCCTTTGCACCGTGTGCGTGCCCAGGCTCTCGCCGTTCAGGAACAGTTCCACCTTCTCGAGATTGGTAAAGCACCAGACGTCAATGGGCTTGCCTTCACTGTCGGCCCAGTTCCAGTGCGGGAAAAGGTGGAGCACGGGCTTGTCTCCCCACCAGGCCTGGTAGTAATAGGCGAGATCTTTGAAGAACCCGCAGGTGTCGATGAGCCCGAAGTGCGAGCTGATGCACGGCCAGCCATAAGGGGTGGGCTCACCGCGATAGTCGAACCCTGTCCAGACAAAGCCGCCGGAAAGCCATGGGCGCTCGTCATAGATCTGCCACCATTCTTCGGCGGTGGTGGCCCAGGGCGGATAATTCACATCGTAGGCGCTGACGTAGCCTCGCATTGGGTCATTGAAATAAATGCCACGAGTGGAAACCGTACTGGCCACCTCCGTGCCAACGCAGGGCTTGTCAGGAAATTTATGACGAAAGCCGTCGATCTCCGGGGCATGCTTGTAGTTGAATCCCATGATGTCCAGCACGGGGGTGACTCCTTCACCCCAGCCGCCATTCATTGCCTGAGTGATGGGTCGTGTCGGATCAAGGCGTTGCACCAGCCTCTTCATGGTCCGGCACATTCGGGCCCCGCGGTCAGTGCTCTGTTCAGCTTCCTCGTTGCCGGTTGACCAAAAAACCACGCTGGGATGATTGCGGTCGCGGCGGATTAGCCGGCTCAGCTGGCTAAGGGCTTCCGGAACGGAGGAAAACATTCGCGTTTCATCGAGCACGACCATTCCTAATCGATCGCAGGCGTCCATCAGTTCGGGCGTGGGCGGGTTATGCGAAGTGCGAAGGCCGTTCGATCCCATCTCCTTAAGTTTGGCGATGCGAAAATACTGCAGACGGTCGGGCAGCGCGATTCCCACACCGGCGTGGTCCTGATGGTTACACGTTCCCTTGATTTTCACGGCCTTGCCGTTCAGGAAGAAACCCTTGTCTTTATCAAAACGGATGGTTCTGATGCCAAACGGAGTCTCGCAGGTGTCCGCTGCCGTCCCATTGGCCTCTACAGTTGTTTCCAGGCGGTACATATTGGGCTCTTCAATGGACCAGAGCAGAGGTTTACTGACCTTGACCTTCTGGGTGATTTTTTCCCGCTGCCAGCCGGTAATTGTAACGGCAGGCGCGCGATGGGTGGCCACAACGCTGTCTTTGCTGTCCAGAATCTTTGAGACCACAGTACAGGAGGTTTCATTCTCCTGATCGTTGCTGACCTCCGTTGCGATGGTGACCGTGGCCAAACCGTCTGCGACTTCTGAAGTTACGAAGGCGCCCCACTGCGGCACATGCACGGGACTGGTTTTCACGAGCCAGACGTGCCGGTAGATACCCGCTCCTTCATACCACCAGCCTTCGTGTCCGGTAGCATCCACGCGGACTACCAGGACGTTCTTTCGGCCGTACCAGGCATGGTCCGTAACGTCATGAGAGAAAGGCGCGTAGCCGCTCAAATTGCGTCCGAGCAAATTTCCGTTGAGTGCCACGGTTGAATCGCGAAATACGCCGTCGAATTCCAGACTCAGCCGCCTGCCAAGGTCGCCCGCCGGAACTTCAAACACCCGCCGGTACCAGCCGATGCTGGTTTCCGGGTAATCCCTTCCAAGAGGTTTGGAACCATGCGCGGTAAGCCAGCGGTCTTCGTGGAAAGGCAGGGTCACCGCCCAGTCATGAGGAAGATCGATGGCATCCCACCCGGTGTCGTCAAAATCATGGCGCGAAGGTTTGAAGAAGAAGTCGCCCGTTTTCTGGTATCCGCGGTCGCGGCCGTAGTCAAAATCCTTCGAGGGATCAGATGCGTGGCCAAGATGAAAGCGCCATCCAAAGTCGAGTAACAATCGCTCCCTCGGCGAACCTGTTGAGGGTGGCTGCCCAGAGCTGCCGGAAAGCTCTCCGCTGGGTCCTGCCAGCAACCTTTCAGCGTCCGGCGCAAGAGAAGCTGCTCCGGCAGAAGCTGCAATCCCGCTCTTCAAGAAATCACGTCGAGTCCAGTTTGGCATCTTAGGCTCCTGTAGAAGTGA
Proteins encoded in this region:
- a CDS encoding type II/IV secretion system protein, producing MEDNPLSGMVVDPEEELATARRAAARYCFEFVDLRDLRPDPDVLRSIPLDVMLDYQFLPLEAHNGELSIAVGDPSNLARLDELAMRLDRQLVVKVAAPSQVKEFLSKTDPSQRVLDEATVEFRLDVIREEENGHENLSLEQLVGERDVSPVIRLVDSIVFAGLERRASDIHLESRDNSMVVKYRIDGALQQAMNPLSYEHQSNVISRIKVMADLDIAERRVPQDGRFRVSYRGRPIDFRVSIMPSIHGEDAVLRILDKESLHEKFRQLRLDILGFSDREIKRLRRFIREPYGMVLVTGPTGSGKTTTLYAALSEIKTDEDKIITIEDPVEYQIRGITQIPVNEKKGLTFVRGLRSILRHDPDKIMVGEIRDNETAQIAIQSALTGHLVFTTVHANNVVDVLGRFLNMGVEPYNFVSALNCILAQRLLRMVCEQCKRAVTTPRELFEESGIDPIKWAGVVFYEGAGCQHCSQTGFRGRTAIGELLALSDRIRELILDKRPSSEIRQAARDEGMKTLREAALDKVRQGVTTLKEINKVTFVE
- a CDS encoding type II secretion system F family protein, with translation MGEFVCRIATGAGQVLNETHEASSEGELRARLASQGYYIFSVRPKSILAMRVGPPRRSKIREDDLLIFNQQFMTLSKSGLPLQKSLEMLARQTRSESLRAAVDEVKERVRGGALLSEAFESMGKFPKIYCATLRAGERSGTLDKVLSQYVTYQKTARSFRKKFVSALVYPAFLLIFLTGLIVLIDTFIIPRFSQLYNELNVPMPPLTMFVISLGLAIKRMGVFVLAGIVIAILALRAAGRSHAARLQWDKLKFRLPVAGKLLLKFSVAEFVRTLSTLLQGGLPIVAALQSSAGSVSSPLLAGGLEKARIEVMGGRPLSESLRMTGFFPPMALDMIEVGETTGALPSMLESVAEFFEEDVNIDLSTLVAMVDPIMIAAIAIVVLFVLIAFYLPLFSLAAQVH
- a CDS encoding prepilin-type N-terminal cleavage/methylation domain-containing protein encodes the protein MGSLMRSGRCFTLVSGVTRRDTEAKKGFTLLELMVVLTLILILAAIAAPSYRVAIIRARETVLHDDLFTMRKLIDQYTLDKNQPPESLDDLVQAGYLRGGLPVDPFTGSNQTWQADIEEVPLSPEQTVPGVVDVHSGSTAESLDGTPYNSW
- a CDS encoding type II secretion system protein, which codes for MMRSIRKRVNLQPASAGFTLVELIAAMTIMLLLTTVALPVASMVVRRQKESELKEELRTMRSAIDRYKDFADSGMIPTQMDTYGYPPTLETLVKGVPLKGSKDKYKFLRNIPVDPMTGATDWGMRSMQDDPDSQSWGGQDVFDVFSKSQGIGMNGIPYAEW
- a CDS encoding DUF1059 domain-containing protein, with translation MGKVLRCRDLGTNCPKEMRAESEGELMKLAAEHAEKDHGINTANIPPEMLQMVKASIKDD
- a CDS encoding DUF4982 domain-containing protein, with protein sequence MPNWTRRDFLKSGIAASAGAASLAPDAERLLAGPSGELSGSSGQPPSTGSPRERLLLDFGWRFHLGHASDPSKDFDYGRDRGYQKTGDFFFKPSRHDFDDTGWDAIDLPHDWAVTLPFHEDRWLTAHGSKPLGRDYPETSIGWYRRVFEVPAGDLGRRLSLEFDGVFRDSTVALNGNLLGRNLSGYAPFSHDVTDHAWYGRKNVLVVRVDATGHEGWWYEGAGIYRHVWLVKTSPVHVPQWGAFVTSEVADGLATVTIATEVSNDQENETSCTVVSKILDSKDSVVATHRAPAVTITGWQREKITQKVKVSKPLLWSIEEPNMYRLETTVEANGTAADTCETPFGIRTIRFDKDKGFFLNGKAVKIKGTCNHQDHAGVGIALPDRLQYFRIAKLKEMGSNGLRTSHNPPTPELMDACDRLGMVVLDETRMFSSVPEALSQLSRLIRRDRNHPSVVFWSTGNEEAEQSTDRGARMCRTMKRLVQRLDPTRPITQAMNGGWGEGVTPVLDIMGFNYKHAPEIDGFRHKFPDKPCVGTEVASTVSTRGIYFNDPMRGYVSAYDVNYPPWATTAEEWWQIYDERPWLSGGFVWTGFDYRGEPTPYGWPCISSHFGLIDTCGFFKDLAYYYQAWWGDKPVLHLFPHWNWADSEGKPIDVWCFTNLEKVELFLNGESLGTHTVQRNAHAAWKVNYVPGTIEARGYRGGRQVMTAKRETTGDPARITLQADRARISADGEDVSVIAVSVVDPQGRVVPVAHNLIAFEVSGNGKLLGVGNGDPSSHEADKANQRLVFHGLCTAIMQSTKEAGGITVKVTSPGLESATVTVECEEATPRPAVA